One part of the Diadema setosum chromosome 22, eeDiaSeto1, whole genome shotgun sequence genome encodes these proteins:
- the LOC140245450 gene encoding peptidyl-prolyl cis-trans isomerase FKBP14-like, with amino-acid sequence MTRQWVYSVLLLLAFGELSSQEETGQEDININVLYKPEMCSKQANAGDYVTVTYTGFLPDAAGAEEFDSTMNKGPVYFRLHDEASTAMKGWHLAVEGMCLKEKREVLIPAGELTANHALPNTKAPPPDRDVGYRFELHQLNDEPPVTNLFKQIDSNDDKEITKDEMLNYIQEQGMGGIEDFPDRDEAIKHMFSSMDQDKDGTISHKEFPGPKHDEF; translated from the exons ATGACGAGACAGTGGGTATACAGTGTTCTTCTGTTATTAGCATTTGGCGAATTGTCTTCCCAAGAAGAGACAGGACAAGAAGACAttaatataaatgtcctttacaAGCCAGAAATGTGTTCGAAACAGGCCAATGCCGGCGACTATGTCACCGTCACCTACACGGGCTTCTTGCCCGACGCAGCGGGCGCCGAGGAGTTCGACAGCAC AATGAACAAGGGTCCAGTCTACTTTCGGCTCCATGATGAGGCGAGCACGGCCATGAAGGGCTGGCACCTAGCAGTGGAGGGTATGTGTCTCAAGGAGAAGAGAGAGGTCCTGATTCCAGCCGGCGAACTGACTGCCAACCACGCCCTTCCAA ACACCAAGGCCCCTCCCCCTGACCGTGATGTCGGCTACCGCTTTGAGCTGCACCAGCTGAATGACGAGCCACCTGTCACGAATCTCTTCAAACAAATTGATTCTAATGATGACAAGGAGATTACAAAAGATGAG ATGCTAAATTACATCCAGGAGCAGGGTATGGGAGGAATAGAAGACTTTCCGGACCGCGACGAGGCCATCAAGCACATGTTCAGCTCCATGGACCAGGACAAGGATGGAACGATTAGCCACAAGGAGTTCCCTGGACCCAAGCATGATGAGTTCTAG